One genomic region from Bacillus sp. SLBN-46 encodes:
- a CDS encoding prephenate dehydrogenase has protein sequence MKGRVFVIGLGLIGGSLALCIQKEHKATIIGFDINSEQARLAKMLGVIDEIAESITAGAINADLIIIAAPVNETKQIIQLLSELPLNPNVIVTDTGSTKTKIVESATSLKEQGITFIGGHPMAGSHKSGVSAAKEILFENAFYLLTPEKHIENSKVDQLRNWLKGTNAKFLMISPETHDYLTGIVSHFPHIIAASIVRQTEKLSESESLIPRLTAGGFRDITRIASSSPEMWKDILLNNREILISLLEQWQDEMNGIKALLESENSGAIFKYFKQAKEFRDGLPQKEKGAIPAFYDLFVDVPDYPGVISEITGYLAKENISITNIRILETREDINGVLVISFQSDEDRQRAERCIGIYSSYATSIGF, from the coding sequence ATGAAAGGCCGGGTTTTTGTTATTGGTTTAGGGTTGATTGGCGGTTCATTAGCTTTATGTATCCAAAAAGAACATAAAGCAACCATTATTGGATTTGATATTAACAGCGAACAAGCCCGTCTTGCCAAAATGTTGGGGGTAATTGACGAGATAGCTGAAAGTATTACTGCTGGTGCAATAAATGCGGATTTAATTATTATCGCTGCACCTGTTAATGAGACGAAACAAATTATTCAGTTGCTTTCAGAGTTACCATTAAACCCCAATGTCATTGTGACTGATACAGGAAGTACAAAAACAAAAATAGTAGAAAGTGCGACTAGCTTAAAGGAGCAAGGTATCACTTTTATTGGTGGACATCCGATGGCTGGCTCTCACAAAAGTGGTGTTTCTGCTGCGAAAGAAATACTATTTGAAAATGCATTTTATTTACTAACACCTGAAAAGCATATTGAAAATAGTAAGGTAGACCAATTGAGAAATTGGTTAAAAGGGACTAATGCAAAATTTTTAATGATATCCCCAGAAACTCATGACTATCTTACCGGAATTGTGAGCCATTTTCCGCATATTATTGCGGCATCAATTGTTCGACAAACAGAAAAATTATCAGAATCTGAAAGTCTCATTCCCCGGTTGACTGCAGGCGGATTTAGGGATATAACTCGTATCGCCTCAAGTAGTCCCGAGATGTGGAAAGATATTTTACTTAATAATCGGGAAATTTTAATAAGTTTGCTAGAACAATGGCAGGATGAAATGAATGGGATAAAAGCATTACTTGAAAGTGAAAATAGCGGGGCAATTTTCAAGTATTTCAAGCAAGCAAAGGAATTTCGTGATGGTTTGCCGCAGAAGGAAAAAGGAGCTATTCCTGCCTTTTATGATTTGTTTGTAGATGTACCAGATTACCCTGGCGTAATTTCTGAAATAACTGGCTACCTAGCTAAAGAAAACATTAGTATTACAAATATTAGAATTCTAGAAACAAGAGAAGATATTAATGGAGTTCTAGTTATCAGTTTTCAATCCGATGAGGACCGGCAAAGAGCAGAACGATGTATTGGTATCTACTCAAGCTACGCAACCTCCATTGGTTTCTAA
- the aroA gene encoding 3-phosphoshikimate 1-carboxyvinyltransferase, giving the protein MAALTLKTDIGRLFGEVTIPGDKSISHRSVMFGSVAHGVTTVTNFLKGDDCLSTISCFRKLGVRIEESNDQLRIFGNGFEGLTEPNDLLDVGNSGTTIRLLMGILAGRPFFSSLIGDESIGKRPMTRVTNPLSNMGAKIDGRHNGSYTPLSIRGGHLKSINYTLPVASAQVKSALILAGLQADGMSQIIEPAETRDHTERMIRRFGGEIEKDNKVITVKGGQKLTAASIHVPGDISSAAFFLVAGAIISESEIHLKNVGLNSTRTGIIEVLQKMGADLEIHENQDNKFEPTGDLIIKSSSLRGTIIEGDLIPKLIDEIPIIALMATQAEGDTIIKDAEELKVKETNRIDTVVQELKKLGASIEATEDGMVIHGKSKLHGGVVSSHGDHRIGMMLAVAALLSKEEVLLEKPEAISVSYPNFFEHLNNLIQ; this is encoded by the coding sequence ATGGCAGCATTAACACTTAAGACTGATATTGGCCGTTTATTTGGTGAGGTCACCATCCCTGGAGATAAATCAATCTCTCACCGGTCGGTAATGTTTGGTTCCGTTGCACATGGTGTGACAACGGTAACTAACTTTTTAAAGGGTGATGATTGTTTAAGTACCATCTCCTGTTTCAGGAAACTAGGTGTAAGAATTGAGGAAAGTAATGACCAACTACGGATCTTCGGAAATGGCTTTGAAGGGCTAACAGAGCCCAATGATCTATTGGATGTTGGCAACTCTGGGACGACAATTCGATTATTAATGGGTATATTGGCGGGAAGACCGTTTTTTTCATCGTTAATTGGTGATGAGTCAATTGGAAAAAGACCCATGACAAGGGTAACCAATCCATTATCAAATATGGGGGCAAAAATAGATGGGAGACATAATGGATCCTATACTCCCCTTTCTATTCGTGGTGGGCATTTAAAATCAATCAACTATACCCTCCCTGTTGCAAGTGCGCAGGTGAAATCTGCACTCATACTAGCTGGTTTACAGGCGGATGGAATGAGTCAGATCATTGAGCCTGCTGAAACTCGTGACCATACTGAAAGAATGATTCGTAGATTCGGTGGCGAAATCGAAAAAGATAACAAAGTAATAACGGTCAAAGGTGGTCAAAAGCTAACAGCTGCTTCGATCCATGTTCCTGGTGACATTTCTTCAGCTGCCTTTTTCTTAGTTGCAGGGGCAATCATATCAGAGAGTGAAATTCACCTTAAAAATGTTGGCCTTAACTCAACTAGAACAGGGATTATAGAGGTATTGCAAAAAATGGGTGCTGATTTAGAAATCCATGAAAATCAGGACAACAAGTTTGAACCTACCGGAGACCTAATTATCAAGTCGTCATCGCTTAGGGGAACAATCATCGAAGGTGATTTGATTCCAAAATTAATTGACGAGATTCCAATTATTGCTCTTATGGCAACTCAGGCTGAAGGGGACACAATCATTAAAGATGCAGAAGAGCTAAAGGTAAAAGAAACCAATCGGATTGATACGGTGGTACAAGAACTAAAAAAATTAGGGGCATCAATAGAGGCGACTGAGGATGGGATGGTTATCCATGGAAAGTCCAAATTACATGGTGGAGTTGTTTCAAGCCACGGAGATCACCGCATTGGGATGATGCTGGCTGTAGCCGCCCTCCTGAGTAAGGAAGAGGTCCTTCTGGAGAAACCAGAAGCTATTTCCGTTTCATATCCTAACTTCTTTGAACATTTAAATAACCTTATTCAATAA